Proteins from a genomic interval of Shewanella seohaensis:
- the tnpA gene encoding IS200/IS605-like element ISShes4 family transposase: MGDYRSSSHVYWRCKYHIVWTPKYRFKILKGNLGKELYRSIYILCNMKSCEVLELNVQIDHVHLVVIIPPKLSVSTLMGILKGRSAIRLFNKFPHVRKKLWGNSFWERGYFVDTVGVNEEIIRRYVRHQDKQDLEHDAQLSQQMK; encoded by the coding sequence ATGGGCGATTACAGAAGTTCATCACATGTTTACTGGCGTTGTAAATATCATATCGTTTGGACGCCTAAGTACAGATTCAAAATTCTAAAAGGTAACCTTGGTAAAGAGCTCTACAGGTCGATTTATATTCTATGCAATATGAAAAGTTGTGAGGTCTTAGAATTAAATGTCCAGATAGATCATGTGCATCTAGTCGTGATAATTCCCCCAAAGTTGTCAGTATCCACATTAATGGGGATATTGAAGGGTAGGAGCGCAATAAGGCTTTTTAACAAATTCCCTCATGTTCGCAAGAAGTTATGGGGAAATAGCTTTTGGGAGAGGGGTTATTTTGTTGATACGGTAGGCGTAAATGAGGAAATCATAAGACGCTATGTTCGCCATCAAGATAAGCAAGATCTAGAGCATGATGCTCAATTGTCGCAACAGATGAAGTAG
- a CDS encoding 4-phosphoerythronate dehydrogenase — protein MKIVVDENMPYVEPLFGALGEIIPVNGRTLTPEQVQDADVLLVRSVTRVNAALLDANPKLKFVGSATIGTDHVDLAYLAVRGIPFSNAPGCNATAVGEFAFIAMLELAARFNSPLKGKVVGIVGAGNTGSATAKCLEAYGIKVLLNDPIKAAEGDPRHFVSLETLLLEADIISLHVPITRTGEHKTLHLFDEARLMSLKPNTWLVNCCRGDVIDNQALIKVKQQRDDLKLVLDVWEGEPNPMPELVPFAEFATPHIAGYSLEGKARGTFMLYQKLCELLAIPATKRLSELLPPFHFKAVELEQIPDEKALLQLARFVYDLRDDDAVFRNGFARSNGFDTMRKNHKHRREFSALALAYHGQSEVDWLSNLGFSGVGR, from the coding sequence ATGAAGATTGTTGTCGATGAAAATATGCCCTATGTCGAACCCTTATTTGGGGCGTTAGGCGAGATAATCCCAGTCAATGGCCGCACGCTAACGCCCGAGCAGGTGCAAGATGCCGATGTGCTGCTGGTGCGCTCGGTCACCCGAGTCAATGCTGCATTGTTAGATGCCAATCCAAAACTTAAGTTTGTCGGCAGCGCCACCATAGGGACGGACCATGTGGATCTGGCCTACCTTGCAGTGCGTGGTATTCCCTTTTCGAATGCGCCCGGCTGTAATGCGACCGCAGTCGGGGAGTTTGCCTTTATTGCGATGTTAGAACTGGCGGCGCGGTTTAACTCGCCGCTCAAGGGCAAAGTCGTGGGGATTGTCGGCGCGGGCAATACTGGTAGCGCGACGGCCAAATGCCTCGAAGCCTACGGCATTAAGGTATTACTCAATGACCCCATCAAAGCGGCCGAGGGCGATCCCCGTCATTTTGTGAGCCTTGAAACCCTATTACTTGAAGCGGATATCATCAGCCTACATGTGCCCATCACCCGCACTGGCGAACATAAGACGCTGCATTTATTCGATGAAGCGCGCCTGATGAGTCTTAAACCAAATACTTGGCTGGTGAACTGTTGCCGTGGTGATGTGATTGATAATCAAGCCTTAATTAAGGTTAAGCAGCAAAGGGATGACCTTAAATTGGTGCTCGATGTATGGGAAGGGGAGCCGAATCCCATGCCTGAGCTGGTGCCTTTTGCTGAGTTTGCGACCCCGCATATCGCCGGTTACAGCTTAGAAGGTAAGGCCCGTGGCACTTTTATGCTGTACCAAAAGTTGTGTGAGTTGTTAGCCATTCCGGCCACGAAGCGCTTATCCGAGCTCTTGCCACCATTTCATTTTAAGGCGGTCGAGCTCGAACAAATTCCCGATGAAAAAGCCTTATTACAGCTCGCAAGATTCGTCTACGACCTGCGTGATGACGATGCCGTATTCCGAAATGGCTTTGCAAGGTCGAATGGCTTCGACACTATGAGAAAAAATCACAAACATAGACGCGAATTTAGTGCATTGGCGCTGGCTTATCACGGCCAATCTGAGGTAGATTGGTTGTCCAATTTAGGTTTTTCAGGAGTCGGTCGGTAA
- a CDS encoding aspartate-semialdehyde dehydrogenase — protein sequence MSQEFNVVVLGASGAVGQTMIEILEERNFPVANLYPLASSRSAGETVSFHGKQVTILDVETFDWSQAQLGFFSAGGDVSAKWAPIAAEAGCVVIDNTSHFRNDIDIPLVVPEVNPHAIADFRNRNIIANPNCSTIQMLVALKPIYDTYGISRINVATYQSVSGTGKKAIEELAKQCTKLLQGLPADAEVYPKQIAFNVLPQIDKFMDNGYTKEEMKMVWETQKIFGDDEILVNATAVRVPVFYGHSEAVHIETRQVADAEDIKALLRDAEGVVLFESDDEYPTAVTHAAGTDPVYVGRVRKDISHSHGINLWVVSDNIRKGAALNSVQIAEILVRDYY from the coding sequence ATGTCGCAGGAATTTAATGTTGTCGTTTTAGGTGCATCGGGCGCAGTGGGTCAAACTATGATTGAGATCCTCGAAGAGCGTAACTTCCCGGTTGCGAACTTATATCCTTTAGCCAGTAGCCGTAGCGCCGGTGAAACGGTCAGCTTCCATGGCAAACAAGTTACCATTTTGGACGTCGAAACCTTCGATTGGAGTCAAGCACAGTTAGGCTTCTTCTCTGCTGGTGGCGATGTCTCGGCCAAGTGGGCGCCAATCGCCGCTGAAGCGGGTTGTGTGGTGATCGATAACACCTCTCACTTCCGCAACGACATTGATATTCCATTGGTTGTACCTGAGGTTAACCCCCATGCGATTGCCGATTTCCGCAACCGTAACATCATCGCTAACCCGAACTGCTCGACCATCCAAATGCTGGTGGCACTAAAACCGATTTACGATACTTACGGTATCAGCCGTATTAACGTTGCGACCTATCAGTCTGTCTCTGGTACAGGTAAAAAGGCGATTGAAGAACTGGCAAAACAATGCACTAAGTTGCTGCAAGGTCTGCCTGCTGACGCTGAAGTTTATCCAAAGCAAATCGCGTTTAACGTATTGCCGCAAATCGATAAATTTATGGATAACGGCTACACCAAAGAAGAAATGAAAATGGTCTGGGAAACCCAGAAGATTTTCGGTGATGACGAAATCCTCGTTAACGCAACGGCCGTGCGTGTGCCTGTCTTCTATGGTCACTCTGAAGCCGTACATATCGAGACGCGTCAAGTCGCCGATGCAGAAGATATTAAAGCTTTACTGCGCGATGCCGAAGGAGTGGTATTGTTCGAATCCGATGACGAATATCCAACGGCTGTAACCCATGCAGCGGGTACCGATCCTGTTTATGTGGGTCGTGTACGTAAGGATATTTCCCATTCTCACGGTATTAACCTTTGGGTGGTGTCGGACAATATTCGTAAAGGCGCAGCCTTAAACAGTGTGCAAATTGCCGAGATTTTAGTGAGAGATTATTACTAA
- a CDS encoding FimV/HubP family polar landmark protein produces the protein MKFRTSYLVGLMATVLAVSSTTSFIDPAIAADTPKIKPLKIMGPDGQIRQVNHQYGPTTSKDTFWSIAQKVRPDASVSVYQVMAAVFDANPHAFNSDSYNSLERGMILLIPSKEVMLAIPNSLAIARAERSDKQARSGVKATPKAETKPATKPAAPTQTVAQPKPKVETPPKAEVKPEAAKVTNTEVAATPTAPKMVSSDINARLEAAESKNLSLTDELARAQDQLAVRNTDVETLKAKVEELNQQIAVLEETLQASKKQNLALKAEVEAAQTPGTATTDEPAMPAEPDDLWRNLMSNPLLLVAAAVIPALLLLVLVFWLLRRKRNKERRELEAQQAAMMAAGAAGVASASVLAMDDDDLSDMAVHLDTDHADSIDSLLDVGSVDLQPEQEMTDSHEQMDMASEMFIDPGVSTEPEPQFEEDEGQSLDDLWAEAMGDQEEAEAFAEEKAASGNIIEEEDLDALLAGLGSDEEDTPQEAQATAEGLDELDELAGFDLPAETAPDPEDEDLAAAIAAELESGLGADLATELDTELENDAVPADDDIDALLAGFNQPEANKPVEAADEDLDALLTDYDKVPAETADDLGDEIAAELDDDLAELGVAQTDDIDALLADFDKPAAPEPDLSDEIAAELDADLTDMGVSESDDIDALLADLDAPAQPDPEVAAAIAAELDDELAPNLPTSDEDLDQLLAGFNTQEALVEEAVVDDTAQVEATLERDDIAAELEAALPEDLSTAEDDLDSLLAEFDVPEQAEADADDFNFDLETTHVEPEEKDEEEDLLKGIGAAHAIDGTDDTFELSEEIADNQDSTDNSADDDATEPKFTGFDEYTDDIAPALGAAVAASAVAAAASAKEKESSFFNDLKANKTKDPHVLDWDTELNFTPTPEAKTPVKPETDLPLDPVPVQGSSRKPLEFAPDTQPEVDAKNTASSTEFNLDDELDLGHEFDLKDDTDDVDLSDDSVLAAFSTNTELEEEEILTPEDSFALDDEHTLTVDEALAALDAQESRKSKKFVPEHDLTNFQNEHGYIDIEKLLNDAEQDNTETDLYPEMDVEMSDVGALIGDAAMIDVDDEENSVNAKLDLARAYIEIDDSDSAKALLREVQIDGNERQQEEAARLLKEMG, from the coding sequence ATGAAATTTCGCACTTCGTATCTTGTGGGCCTGATGGCCACCGTTTTAGCTGTTTCTTCCACGACCTCTTTTATTGATCCTGCGATAGCTGCTGATACTCCCAAAATAAAACCTTTAAAAATCATGGGGCCAGACGGACAGATCCGTCAGGTCAATCATCAATATGGACCAACGACCTCTAAGGACACTTTCTGGAGCATTGCGCAAAAAGTCCGTCCCGATGCCAGTGTCAGCGTTTATCAGGTGATGGCCGCAGTATTTGATGCTAACCCCCATGCGTTTAACTCCGACAGTTATAACAGTCTCGAACGTGGCATGATTTTGCTGATCCCTTCGAAAGAAGTAATGCTGGCTATTCCCAATAGTCTGGCCATTGCCCGCGCCGAGCGCAGCGATAAGCAGGCTCGTTCTGGTGTTAAAGCTACGCCTAAGGCTGAAACCAAACCTGCGACTAAGCCCGCTGCACCGACTCAGACAGTTGCACAGCCTAAACCTAAGGTGGAGACGCCACCTAAGGCCGAGGTGAAGCCCGAAGCGGCGAAAGTGACCAATACCGAAGTGGCTGCGACGCCAACCGCGCCTAAGATGGTGAGCTCGGATATCAATGCACGCCTCGAAGCTGCGGAGAGCAAGAATTTATCCCTGACCGATGAGTTAGCCAGAGCGCAAGATCAACTCGCGGTGAGGAATACCGATGTTGAGACACTCAAAGCCAAGGTTGAAGAATTAAATCAACAGATTGCGGTATTAGAAGAAACCCTACAGGCCAGTAAGAAGCAAAACCTTGCACTTAAAGCCGAGGTTGAGGCCGCACAAACGCCAGGGACCGCGACGACAGACGAGCCTGCCATGCCCGCAGAGCCCGATGATCTGTGGCGTAACCTGATGAGTAATCCGCTGCTCCTCGTTGCGGCAGCGGTGATCCCCGCATTATTGCTACTGGTGCTCGTTTTCTGGCTATTACGCCGTAAACGCAATAAAGAGCGCCGCGAGTTAGAAGCGCAGCAGGCGGCGATGATGGCCGCGGGTGCGGCTGGCGTGGCGAGTGCGTCTGTGCTGGCGATGGATGATGACGATCTCAGCGACATGGCGGTGCATCTAGATACTGACCATGCTGATTCGATCGACAGCTTACTCGATGTTGGCAGTGTTGACCTGCAACCCGAGCAGGAAATGACCGATAGCCATGAACAAATGGACATGGCATCAGAAATGTTTATTGACCCAGGTGTCAGCACTGAGCCTGAACCTCAATTTGAAGAGGATGAAGGCCAGTCTCTGGACGATCTCTGGGCAGAGGCCATGGGTGACCAAGAGGAAGCCGAAGCCTTTGCCGAAGAAAAAGCCGCATCTGGCAATATTATTGAGGAAGAAGACCTCGATGCATTGCTGGCCGGATTAGGCTCTGATGAAGAAGATACCCCGCAGGAGGCTCAAGCTACAGCTGAAGGGCTTGACGAACTCGACGAATTAGCCGGTTTCGATTTACCTGCTGAAACTGCGCCAGATCCAGAGGATGAAGATTTAGCCGCCGCGATTGCCGCCGAGCTAGAATCTGGGCTAGGCGCTGACTTAGCCACAGAGCTGGACACTGAGCTTGAAAACGATGCTGTGCCTGCCGACGACGATATCGATGCGTTACTCGCAGGCTTTAATCAGCCAGAGGCTAACAAACCTGTCGAAGCGGCGGATGAGGATCTCGATGCCTTATTGACCGATTATGACAAGGTGCCAGCAGAAACTGCTGATGATCTCGGTGATGAAATTGCCGCCGAATTGGACGATGACTTAGCCGAGTTGGGTGTCGCGCAAACCGATGATATTGATGCTTTACTGGCAGATTTTGATAAACCCGCCGCACCCGAACCCGATTTAAGCGATGAAATTGCCGCCGAGCTTGATGCCGACTTAACTGACATGGGCGTAAGCGAATCCGACGATATAGATGCGCTACTCGCGGACCTAGATGCTCCTGCGCAGCCCGATCCTGAAGTCGCTGCGGCCATTGCCGCTGAGTTGGATGATGAACTCGCTCCAAACTTGCCAACGAGCGATGAAGATCTCGACCAGTTATTGGCAGGCTTTAACACGCAAGAAGCGCTCGTCGAAGAGGCTGTTGTCGACGATACGGCTCAAGTTGAAGCCACCCTTGAGCGCGATGACATTGCCGCCGAACTCGAAGCCGCATTACCTGAAGATTTGTCAACGGCAGAGGACGACCTCGATTCACTCTTAGCCGAGTTCGATGTGCCTGAACAAGCCGAGGCGGATGCCGACGACTTTAACTTCGACTTAGAAACCACCCATGTCGAGCCAGAAGAAAAAGACGAGGAAGAAGATTTACTCAAGGGCATTGGTGCCGCCCATGCCATTGATGGCACGGACGATACCTTCGAACTGAGTGAAGAGATTGCGGATAACCAAGACAGTACGGATAACAGTGCCGATGACGATGCCACAGAACCTAAGTTTACAGGCTTTGATGAATATACTGACGATATCGCACCTGCTCTTGGTGCCGCTGTCGCCGCATCTGCTGTGGCGGCCGCCGCGAGTGCGAAGGAAAAAGAGTCATCTTTCTTCAATGACTTAAAGGCAAATAAGACTAAAGATCCCCATGTTCTCGATTGGGATACCGAACTGAATTTTACGCCTACGCCTGAGGCGAAAACGCCGGTCAAACCTGAAACCGATTTGCCTTTAGATCCGGTACCAGTGCAGGGCTCGTCGCGTAAACCGCTAGAGTTTGCGCCAGATACTCAGCCAGAGGTTGATGCCAAAAATACAGCTTCGAGCACTGAGTTTAACCTCGACGATGAGCTGGATTTAGGCCACGAGTTTGATTTAAAAGACGATACAGATGATGTCGATTTAAGCGATGACAGCGTACTTGCCGCCTTTAGCACCAATACCGAGCTCGAAGAGGAAGAGATATTAACCCCTGAGGACAGCTTTGCCCTCGATGATGAGCATACGCTTACCGTCGACGAGGCCCTAGCGGCCCTCGATGCGCAGGAATCTCGCAAGTCGAAGAAGTTTGTTCCAGAACATGATTTAACTAACTTCCAAAACGAGCATGGTTATATCGATATCGAAAAACTGCTTAACGATGCCGAGCAGGACAACACAGAGACAGATCTCTATCCTGAAATGGATGTGGAGATGAGCGATGTCGGTGCCCTGATTGGCGATGCCGCCATGATCGACGTGGACGATGAGGAAAACTCAGTCAATGCCAAGCTCGATTTAGCCCGTGCCTATATCGAAATCGATGATAGCGACAGTGCCAAAGCATTGCTACGGGAAGTCCAAATCGACGGTAACGAGCGTCAGCAAGAAGAAGCGGCTCGTTTACTTAAAGAGATGGGCTAA
- the fabB gene encoding beta-ketoacyl-ACP synthase I has product MKRVVITGMGVVSSIGNNKQEVTESLKAGRSGITHSDQFEEMQLRSHVWGNIKLDPSELIDRKALRFMGDAAAYAYIAMQEAIKDAQLTEEQYSNPRVGLIVGTGGASSSNQVQAADILREKGVKRVGPYIVPRIMSSTASACLATPFKIKGMNYSISSACATSAHCIGHAVELIQMGKQDMVFAGGAEEVDWTLTMGFDAMGALSTKYNETPEKASRTYDADRDGFVISGGGGILIVEELEHALARGAKIYAEVIGYGASSDGYDMVAPSGEGAVRCMQMALADVDTPIDYINTHGTSTPVGDVRELEALREVFKDKCPPVASTKSMTGHALGAAGVHEAIYSLIMMENSFIAPSINIDNLDEAAKDMPIVREYRDAELNTVMSNSFGFGGTNATLVMRKYK; this is encoded by the coding sequence ATGAAAAGAGTCGTGATCACCGGAATGGGTGTTGTTTCAAGTATCGGTAATAACAAGCAAGAAGTCACCGAGTCACTTAAAGCGGGTCGCAGTGGTATTACACATTCAGATCAGTTTGAAGAAATGCAACTTCGTAGCCATGTTTGGGGCAATATCAAGTTAGATCCTTCTGAACTGATTGACCGTAAAGCACTGCGCTTTATGGGTGATGCTGCTGCATATGCTTACATTGCAATGCAAGAAGCCATTAAGGATGCTCAGTTAACTGAAGAGCAGTATTCAAATCCTCGTGTAGGTTTGATTGTGGGCACAGGCGGCGCTTCGTCTTCTAACCAAGTTCAAGCGGCGGATATTCTGCGTGAAAAAGGCGTTAAGCGCGTTGGTCCTTATATTGTGCCTCGTATCATGTCGAGCACAGCCAGTGCCTGTTTGGCGACGCCATTCAAAATTAAGGGCATGAACTATTCTATCAGCTCTGCTTGTGCTACCAGTGCCCACTGTATTGGCCACGCGGTTGAACTTATTCAAATGGGTAAGCAAGACATGGTCTTCGCCGGTGGTGCGGAAGAGGTGGATTGGACCCTGACTATGGGCTTCGATGCCATGGGCGCCCTGTCGACTAAATACAACGAGACTCCAGAAAAAGCTTCTCGTACCTATGATGCGGACCGTGATGGTTTCGTTATCTCTGGTGGTGGCGGTATCTTAATCGTTGAAGAGTTAGAGCATGCACTTGCTCGCGGCGCTAAGATCTATGCCGAAGTCATTGGTTATGGCGCGTCTTCAGACGGCTATGACATGGTTGCACCATCGGGCGAAGGTGCGGTGCGTTGTATGCAAATGGCGCTTGCCGATGTTGATACGCCAATCGATTACATCAACACTCACGGTACTTCTACCCCAGTTGGTGACGTGCGTGAGTTAGAAGCTCTGCGTGAAGTCTTTAAAGACAAGTGCCCACCAGTTGCATCGACTAAGTCTATGACTGGCCATGCCTTAGGCGCGGCGGGTGTACACGAAGCCATCTACAGCTTGATCATGATGGAAAACAGCTTTATTGCTCCAAGCATCAACATCGATAACTTAGATGAAGCCGCGAAAGACATGCCAATCGTGCGTGAATACCGCGATGCAGAGCTAAACACTGTGATGAGCAACAGCTTTGGTTTTGGTGGCACTAACGCAACATTAGTGATGCGTAAATATAAGTAA